In Rhizobium sp. 9140, the genomic stretch GACCGGCTTCATCGTGGATAGCGTGACGGAGGTTCTGAAAATTCCGCGGAACGCAATCGAACGCTCGCCCCGGCTCTCGTCGGACCAGCACCGCATCCTCGGACGCGTCGCGAACCTCGAGAAGCAGAAGCGCATGATCATGTTGATGGATCCCGATGCTCTCCTCTCGGAGACGGAACTCGCGGATCTGGAGGCGTAGTCGAGCAGATGCCACTGAAGGTTCTTGTCGTGGATGATTCCGCGCTGATGCGAAAGCATCTGACGACTCTGCTGAAAGCGGAAGGTTTCGAGGTGCAGATCGCCCGCACGGGGCGGGAGGCCTTGACGGAGCTGTCCTTCTTCAAGCCCGATGTCGTGACGCTCGATATCAACATGCCCGAAATGGACGGGCTGACGGCGCTGGCGCACATCATGACGGAGCGGCCAACGCCGACCGTCATGGTGTCGTCCCTGACGGAACGGGGAGCCCTGGCAACGCTGGAGGCTCTGGCGCTCGGGGCCGTGGACTACATCGCCAAACCGGGCGGAACGATCTCGCTGTCAATCGACGCGATCTCCAGCAGTATCGTCCAGAAGGTGAGGGCCGCCTCCGAGGCACGCATTCGGGGACGTTCCGGGCGCGGCGATCGCTACAGGGCGGCGGCACCGGCCCCGGCGCCGATATCTGCTTCGGCATCGGCGGCGGCTTCCGCGCGGGCCTCTCTCGTGAAGGACGCGACACCTCGCAAGCGGAGCTATCCGGCCAGCGGCAGCCCGTTCGGCCTTGTGCTGATCGGCGTTTCCACAGGCGGTCCACGCACGCTCGAGGAGGTTTTGCCTTTCTTGCCGGCCAATCTGCCATGGCCTGTGCTGGTCGCCCAGCACATGCCGCCATCGTTCACCGCGTCGCTGGCGTCCCGCCTGAACGGGCTCTGTCCGCTGGAGGTCCGCGAAGGGGTCAGCATGGAGGAACTGCGACCTGGGAATATCTACATAGCGCGCGGCGGCACCGACATGGTCGTCGCACAGCGCGGCAGCAAGCTCGTCATCGTCAACCGGCCAGAGTCTCCGGGCCACACCTGGCATCCCTCCGTGGAACTCCTGGTGCAATCGGCGGCCGAACTGGTTCCGGCTGAAAAGATCATCGCCGTCCAGTTGACGGGAATGGGACACGACGGTGCTCAGGCGATGACGGACCTGAGGAAAGCCGGCGGACGGACGATCGCCGAAAGCGACGAGACGGCCGTTATCTTCGGGATGCCGGCGGAACTGATCAAGCGCGGCGGCGCCGAATGCGTGCTTCCCAGCGGGAAGATCGCGCAACAGATTCGGCAGTGGATCGGCCGAGCATCATGAACCGGAGAGGATAGATCGCCATGCCGATCATGAAACCGAAAACGCGTGGGCCTTCCGAGGCCGGTGACGTTGCGAACAGGCAGCTATCGTTTGCAGAACTCGTCAAAGGTCTCACGAGCGGGGACCACGCCGTGCGCCTTGGCGCCGTCCGAAGCCTCGGTATTCAGGGCGGCACACCGGCCATCGACGTTCTCTGCCAGCATCTCGTCATC encodes the following:
- the cheB gene encoding chemotaxis-specific protein-glutamate methyltransferase CheB; this encodes MPLKVLVVDDSALMRKHLTTLLKAEGFEVQIARTGREALTELSFFKPDVVTLDINMPEMDGLTALAHIMTERPTPTVMVSSLTERGALATLEALALGAVDYIAKPGGTISLSIDAISSSIVQKVRAASEARIRGRSGRGDRYRAAAPAPAPISASASAAASARASLVKDATPRKRSYPASGSPFGLVLIGVSTGGPRTLEEVLPFLPANLPWPVLVAQHMPPSFTASLASRLNGLCPLEVREGVSMEELRPGNIYIARGGTDMVVAQRGSKLVIVNRPESPGHTWHPSVELLVQSAAELVPAEKIIAVQLTGMGHDGAQAMTDLRKAGGRTIAESDETAVIFGMPAELIKRGGAECVLPSGKIAQQIRQWIGRAS